A DNA window from Undibacterium sp. YM2 contains the following coding sequences:
- a CDS encoding mandelate racemase/muconate lactonizing enzyme family protein, producing MKIVEIREQTVPISSPIRNAYIDFSKMTLSLVAVVTDVVRDGKRVIGYGFNSNGRYGQGKLMRERFIPRVLEAEPESLINEAGDNLDPHKIWNCMFTNEKPGGHGERSVAIGTIDMAVWDAVAKIEGKPLFQLLAERYGNGTPDRNIFVYAAGGYYYPGQNHDKLKDEMRSYIDRGYTVVKKKIGGASLDEDLRRIDSILSVLGDGQKLAVDANGRFDLDTAIQYAKALSQYDLFWYEEPGDPLDFELQATLRNYYPNPMATGEDLFSMQDARNLIRYGGMRADRDWLQFDCALSYGLVEYLRTLDMLREHGWSAKRCIPHGGHQMSLNIAAGLGLGGNESYPDLFQPYGGFPDGVKVVNGHIMLPELPGIGFEGKTDLYAEMRKLAE from the coding sequence TTCACCCATACGCAATGCCTATATTGATTTCAGCAAGATGACGCTGAGCCTGGTCGCTGTCGTGACGGATGTGGTCAGAGATGGCAAGCGCGTCATCGGTTACGGTTTCAATTCCAATGGCCGCTATGGTCAAGGCAAGCTCATGCGCGAACGCTTCATCCCACGTGTGCTGGAAGCTGAACCAGAAAGCCTCATCAATGAGGCAGGCGACAACCTCGACCCGCACAAGATATGGAACTGCATGTTCACCAATGAAAAACCCGGTGGTCATGGTGAACGCTCGGTGGCTATCGGTACTATCGATATGGCAGTCTGGGATGCTGTCGCCAAGATAGAGGGCAAGCCGCTATTCCAGTTACTGGCAGAGCGCTATGGCAACGGTACGCCAGACCGCAATATCTTTGTCTACGCAGCAGGTGGTTATTACTACCCCGGCCAGAACCACGACAAACTCAAGGATGAAATGCGCAGCTATATTGACCGTGGTTACACCGTGGTCAAGAAAAAGATAGGTGGCGCCTCGCTCGATGAAGACTTGCGCCGCATTGACTCCATCCTCAGCGTACTCGGCGATGGTCAGAAGCTGGCGGTGGATGCGAATGGTCGTTTCGATCTCGACACTGCTATACAGTATGCCAAGGCGCTGTCGCAATACGACCTGTTCTGGTATGAGGAACCGGGTGACCCGCTGGATTTTGAATTGCAGGCCACGCTGCGCAATTACTACCCCAATCCCATGGCGACGGGAGAAGACCTGTTCTCCATGCAGGATGCCCGCAATCTCATACGCTATGGTGGCATGCGTGCTGACCGCGACTGGCTGCAATTCGATTGCGCCCTCAGCTACGGTCTTGTCGAATATCTGCGCACGCTGGACATGTTGCGCGAACATGGTTGGTCAGCCAAACGCTGCATCCCCCACGGCGGCCACCAGATGTCGCTGAATATCGCCGCAGGCCTTGGCCTGGGTGGCAATGAATCCTACCCTGACTTGTTCCAGCCCTATGGCGGTTTCCCGGATGGTGTCAAGGTTGTCAACGGCCACATCATGCTGCCAGAATTGCCTGGCATAGGCTTTGAAGGTAAGACAGATTTGTATGCAGAGATGCGCAAGCTGGCAGAGTAG
- a CDS encoding DUF4124 domain-containing protein, translated as MLTLLVLPLLPASVFAGDILSCKDENGKTIYTDSAAKCEGQVQKFQGHDSATSGKANFSSPRRSYQTIAGDWKILVEQDMAAADPKLTTAASNKLQQALTEILGKLPTASHQHVKSLNFYLMWGEKSPKGGEKSGMRAVKRVDPLRLPLYDPAWKDAVIIYSATNLMSLDELWTKKALTHEISHSWHLRDWPAKHPEITDIWEAAKRASLYKNVETYKGKTLATAYALTNEREYFAELSAMYFVGGDYQPYDKAGLKNYDPLGYRMVEQYWGLR; from the coding sequence TTGCTCACTCTATTAGTGTTGCCCTTACTCCCAGCTTCTGTTTTCGCAGGCGACATCCTCAGCTGCAAAGATGAAAATGGCAAAACCATCTACACAGACAGCGCGGCGAAGTGCGAAGGGCAGGTGCAAAAATTTCAGGGACATGATTCTGCCACTTCGGGCAAGGCAAATTTTAGCTCGCCCCGCCGCAGCTACCAAACCATCGCTGGCGACTGGAAGATACTGGTCGAGCAGGATATGGCCGCCGCTGATCCCAAGCTCACTACTGCTGCAAGCAACAAATTACAGCAAGCACTGACTGAGATTCTGGGCAAATTGCCCACAGCATCACACCAGCATGTCAAGTCGCTTAATTTTTACCTGATGTGGGGTGAAAAATCTCCTAAAGGAGGAGAGAAATCAGGTATGCGTGCCGTAAAGCGGGTCGATCCTCTTAGGTTGCCTTTGTACGATCCTGCCTGGAAGGATGCAGTGATCATTTACAGCGCAACAAATCTGATGTCACTGGATGAGCTGTGGACTAAAAAAGCCCTGACCCACGAGATAAGTCATTCCTGGCATTTGCGCGACTGGCCAGCCAAACATCCGGAAATCACCGATATCTGGGAAGCGGCAAAACGTGCCAGTTTGTATAAGAATGTGGAAACCTATAAAGGCAAGACGCTGGCCACTGCTTACGCACTCACCAATGAGCGTGAGTATTTTGCCGAATTGAGTGCGATGTATTTTGTCGGTGGTGACTACCAACCCTATGACAAGGCTGGCTTGAAAAATTATGACCCTCTGGGTTACAGGATGGTAGAACAGTATTGGGGTCTACGCTGA
- the alaC gene encoding alanine transaminase, producing MTNTTTPPGRGSAVEGSSTPATKFSFARINRLPPYVFNITAELKMAARRRGEDIIDMSMGNPDGATPAHIVEKLVEVAQRPDTHGYSASKGIPRLRRAIAHWYKTRYEVDINPDSEAIVTIGSKEGLAHLMLATLDKGDTVLVPNPSYPIHIYGAVIAGADIRSIRMSPGVDFFAELERAIRETYPKPKMMIFGFPSNPTAQCVELEFFERVVKLAKEHNILVVHDLAYADITYDGWKAPSIMQVPGARDVAVEFFTMSKSYNMAGWRIGFMVGNKELVAALARIKSYHDYGSFTPVQVAAIAALEGDQSCVNEIRDQYQRRRDVLVKGLHELGWMVEKPKASMYIWAHIPEHYRHLGSLEFSKQVLEKAKLCVSPGIGFGEYGDEYVRFALIENESRIRQALRGLKTMFKEDGVTK from the coding sequence ATGACAAATACAACTACTCCGCCGGGCCGGGGTTCTGCTGTTGAAGGCTCTTCTACGCCTGCAACAAAGTTCTCTTTCGCTCGTATCAACCGCCTTCCCCCTTACGTATTCAATATCACTGCCGAGCTGAAGATGGCCGCGCGCCGTCGTGGCGAAGATATCATTGATATGTCCATGGGTAATCCCGATGGTGCAACTCCTGCGCACATCGTAGAAAAACTGGTCGAAGTGGCACAACGCCCTGACACCCACGGTTATTCTGCCTCCAAGGGCATTCCACGTTTGCGCCGCGCGATTGCGCACTGGTACAAGACCCGTTACGAAGTCGATATTAATCCTGACAGCGAAGCCATCGTCACCATAGGTTCGAAAGAAGGTCTGGCGCATTTGATGCTGGCGACGCTGGACAAGGGCGACACGGTGCTGGTGCCGAATCCCAGCTACCCCATCCACATCTATGGCGCAGTGATCGCCGGTGCCGATATACGCTCCATACGCATGAGCCCGGGCGTGGATTTTTTTGCCGAACTCGAAAGAGCGATACGCGAAACTTATCCCAAGCCGAAGATGATGATCTTTGGCTTCCCATCCAACCCCACCGCGCAATGTGTGGAACTGGAATTTTTCGAGCGGGTAGTCAAGCTGGCCAAGGAACACAATATCCTGGTGGTGCATGATCTGGCCTATGCCGACATCACCTATGATGGCTGGAAAGCCCCGTCCATCATGCAGGTGCCTGGGGCGCGCGATGTTGCCGTCGAGTTTTTCACGATGTCCAAGAGTTACAACATGGCCGGCTGGCGCATAGGCTTCATGGTCGGTAACAAGGAACTGGTCGCAGCACTCGCCCGTATCAAGAGTTACCACGACTATGGCAGCTTCACACCTGTGCAGGTGGCGGCGATTGCCGCACTGGAAGGTGACCAGAGCTGTGTCAATGAAATCCGTGACCAGTACCAGCGCCGTCGTGATGTGCTTGTCAAAGGCTTGCATGAACTGGGCTGGATGGTGGAAAAACCAAAGGCCTCGATGTATATCTGGGCACACATCCCTGAGCATTATCGCCATTTGGGTTCGCTGGAATTTTCCAAACAGGTGCTGGAAAAAGCCAAGCTCTGCGTTTCACCCGGCATAGGCTTTGGTGAATATGGCGATGAATATGTGCGCTTTGCCTTAATTGAAAATGAGTCGCGCATACGCCAGGCCTTGCGTGGTTTGAAAACCATGTTCAAGGAAGATGGGGTGACAAAATAA